One Peptostreptococcus equinus genomic window carries:
- a CDS encoding IreB family regulatory phosphoprotein produces the protein MSNKMDSTVQFEGINDDKLTVAETILHVYSAMEEKGYNPINQLIGYLLSGDSSYVTSHKNARSLIKRFERDEILEEVMTKYLDIKE, from the coding sequence ATGAGTAATAAAATGGATAGTACTGTACAATTTGAAGGTATAAATGATGATAAATTGACTGTAGCAGAAACAATATTACATGTTTATTCTGCTATGGAAGAAAAAGGATATAATCCAATAAATCAGTTGATAGGATATTTATTATCTGGGGACTCAAGTTATGTTACAAGTCATAAAAACGCAAGGTCATTAATAAAGAGATTTGAAAGAGATGAAATCTTAGAAGAAGTGATGACAAAATATTTAGATATCAAGGAGTAA
- the alaS gene encoding alanine--tRNA ligase — protein MEKMGLNEIRSNFTEFFKSKEHYIAKSHSLVPSNDKSLLLINSGMAPLKNYFSGVETPPKNRMSTVQKCIRTGDIENVGVTARHATFFEMMGNFSFGDYFKKEAISWAWEFITEWLKIPEDKLWVTVYETDDEAFDLWKNHIGFDENKIVRLGKDDNFWEIGLGPCGPCSEIYFDKGEKYGCGCEDCKPGCDCDRFLEFWNLVFTQFDKKEDGSYGDLENKNIDTGMGLERIACIMQDVDTIFEVDTIHSILEKISSIAGKTYGQNSKDDKSIRIITDHIRSVSFMVADGILPSNEGRGYVLRRLLRRAARHGKLLGIKGEFLNSLVDVVLTTSGDAYPELKEKESYIKKVIGIEEEKFFETLEQGLEILKSYTKELEGTGNKTISGEQAFKLYDTYGFPLDLTKEILEDENLSLDEEGFEKEMEAQKERARSARGNMEDEAWKEDPLTSLEDAKSEFDGYEELSKRAKIKAIISEGQIVMSIAEGKEAEIVMDNTTFYPNGGGQVGDKGQIKSLTGLFNVTDTLKGAGGSIKHKGIVVRGSLAVGEDVKTNVNEELRMSAARNHSATHLLHKALKTVLGEHVNQAGSLVDPDRLRFDFTHFEAITKEELAQIEFLVNSYVFKAMPITASVMSIKDAKEMGAMALFGEKYGDQVRVIKMGDTSIELCGGTHLTNTSQVGLFKIISEGGIAAGVRRIEAITGIATYKYILDKDKLVENIAVALKTREVNLENRINTLLEDTKAIEKELHNIKTQLSLQNADSVLDSAIQVKGLNLITNKYEGMDLDTLRETADKLRDKKENSVIVLANVIDGKINIVVTASKEAIDMGAHAGNIVREVAKIAGGKGGGRPNMAQAGASDVDKLDDALNEASKILESQIK, from the coding sequence ATGGAAAAAATGGGTTTAAATGAAATTAGAAGCAATTTCACTGAATTTTTCAAGTCAAAGGAACATTATATTGCAAAGTCGCACTCACTTGTGCCAAGTAATGATAAGTCACTTTTATTGATAAATTCAGGTATGGCACCTTTAAAAAATTATTTTTCAGGGGTTGAAACACCTCCTAAAAATAGAATGTCAACTGTTCAAAAATGTATTAGAACAGGTGATATAGAAAATGTAGGCGTTACAGCAAGACATGCTACTTTTTTTGAAATGATGGGAAATTTTTCATTTGGAGATTATTTTAAAAAAGAAGCTATAAGTTGGGCGTGGGAATTTATAACTGAATGGTTAAAAATACCTGAAGATAAATTGTGGGTTACTGTATATGAAACTGATGACGAAGCATTCGATTTATGGAAAAATCATATAGGTTTTGATGAAAATAAAATAGTAAGATTAGGAAAAGATGATAATTTCTGGGAAATTGGACTTGGACCTTGTGGACCCTGTTCAGAAATATACTTTGATAAAGGCGAAAAGTATGGTTGCGGATGTGAAGATTGCAAGCCAGGTTGTGATTGTGATAGATTCTTAGAATTTTGGAATCTAGTATTTACTCAATTTGATAAAAAAGAAGATGGATCCTATGGAGATCTTGAAAATAAAAATATAGATACTGGAATGGGTCTTGAACGTATTGCATGTATTATGCAGGATGTTGACACTATATTTGAAGTTGATACTATACATTCAATACTAGAAAAGATAAGCTCAATAGCGGGTAAAACTTATGGACAAAACTCAAAAGATGATAAGTCAATTAGAATAATCACAGACCATATTAGATCAGTAAGTTTTATGGTTGCGGATGGTATATTACCTTCAAATGAAGGTAGAGGATATGTTCTTAGAAGGCTTCTAAGAAGAGCTGCTAGACATGGAAAATTACTTGGTATAAAAGGTGAATTCTTAAATTCTTTAGTAGATGTGGTATTAACAACTAGTGGAGATGCTTACCCTGAACTAAAAGAAAAAGAATCCTATATTAAGAAAGTTATAGGTATAGAAGAAGAAAAATTCTTTGAAACTTTAGAACAAGGGCTTGAAATCTTAAAATCTTATACAAAAGAATTAGAAGGTACTGGAAATAAGACAATAAGTGGAGAACAAGCCTTTAAACTTTATGACACTTATGGTTTCCCTCTAGATTTGACTAAAGAAATACTTGAAGATGAGAATTTAAGTCTTGATGAAGAAGGTTTTGAAAAAGAAATGGAAGCTCAAAAAGAAAGAGCACGATCTGCTAGAGGCAATATGGAAGATGAAGCTTGGAAAGAAGATCCTCTAACATCATTGGAGGATGCAAAGTCTGAATTTGATGGTTATGAAGAACTTTCTAAAAGAGCAAAGATAAAGGCTATAATTTCTGAAGGCCAAATAGTGATGTCAATAGCTGAAGGAAAAGAAGCTGAAATAGTAATGGATAATACTACATTTTATCCAAATGGCGGAGGTCAAGTAGGTGATAAGGGGCAAATAAAATCATTAACAGGTCTATTTAATGTAACAGATACCCTTAAGGGTGCAGGTGGTAGTATCAAGCATAAAGGTATAGTTGTTAGAGGTTCTTTGGCTGTTGGGGAAGATGTGAAAACAAATGTAAATGAAGAACTTAGAATGAGTGCAGCAAGGAATCATTCAGCTACTCACTTACTACATAAAGCTCTAAAAACTGTTTTAGGTGAACATGTAAATCAAGCGGGTTCTTTAGTAGATCCTGACAGGCTAAGATTTGATTTTACACATTTTGAAGCTATTACAAAAGAAGAATTAGCTCAAATAGAATTTTTAGTTAACTCATATGTATTCAAAGCTATGCCTATTACAGCAAGTGTAATGTCAATAAAAGATGCTAAAGAAATGGGTGCTATGGCTCTATTTGGTGAAAAGTATGGAGATCAAGTTAGGGTAATAAAAATGGGAGATACATCTATAGAACTTTGTGGTGGTACTCATCTTACTAATACTTCTCAAGTAGGTTTATTCAAGATAATATCTGAAGGTGGAATAGCTGCAGGTGTACGTAGAATAGAAGCTATAACTGGTATTGCTACATATAAGTATATACTAGATAAAGATAAATTAGTTGAAAATATAGCAGTAGCATTGAAGACAAGAGAAGTTAATCTTGAAAACAGAATTAATACATTGTTGGAAGATACGAAGGCTATAGAAAAAGAGCTACATAATATAAAGACTCAATTATCATTGCAAAATGCTGATTCAGTACTTGATTCTGCAATACAAGTAAAAGGATTAAATCTAATTACAAATAAATACGAAGGTATGGATCTGGATACCCTTAGAGAAACAGCTGATAAGTTAAGAGATAAAAAAGAAAATTCAGTAATAGTGTTGGCAAATGTGATAGATGGAAAGATAAACATAGTAGTAACAGCAAGTAAAGAAGCTATTGATATGGGTGCTCATGCAGGTAATATAGTAAGAGAAGTTGCTAAGATTGCTGGTGGAAAGGGCGGAGGTAGACCAAATATGGCTCAAGCAGGTGCAAGCGATGTTGATAAGTTAGATGATGCATTAAACGAAGCTTCTAAAATATTAGAATCCCAAATAAAATAA
- the mnmA gene encoding tRNA 2-thiouridine(34) synthase MnmA, translating to MKIENNRVLLGMSGGVDSSVAAYLLKKQGYDVVGVHMKLWDSGDNKHINDAKKVCDSLGIEFHVVDLQNEFKNKVIKNFVREYEMGRTPNPCVFCNKNIKFGDLFKKADELNCKYISTGHYALCLKNEETGRYEIHRADNDHKDQTYVLYNLTQDKLARTLFPIGHYDKPRIREIAKEIGLEVHNKPDSQDICFIPDQDYERFLREKTNIKSDKGHFVDSEGNDLGEHKGIISYTIGQRKGLGVTFGKPKYVIDINGKDNTIVLGDNEDLFKNELEASNVNFIPFSIDEVKDKIVYDAKIRYSAKPARVTITNLGDDKINVVFDEPQRAITKGQSIVFYDGDILVGGGIIE from the coding sequence ATGAAAATAGAAAATAATAGAGTGTTATTAGGTATGAGTGGTGGAGTAGATAGTTCAGTAGCTGCGTATCTGTTAAAAAAGCAAGGTTATGATGTAGTTGGTGTACATATGAAACTTTGGGATTCGGGTGACAATAAGCATATTAATGATGCAAAGAAAGTCTGTGATAGTTTAGGAATAGAATTTCATGTAGTTGATTTGCAAAATGAATTTAAGAACAAGGTAATAAAAAATTTTGTTAGAGAGTATGAAATGGGGAGGACTCCAAATCCATGTGTATTCTGCAATAAAAATATTAAATTTGGAGACTTGTTTAAAAAAGCAGATGAATTAAATTGTAAATACATATCAACTGGCCACTATGCTCTATGTCTAAAAAATGAAGAAACAGGTAGATATGAAATTCATAGAGCAGATAATGATCACAAGGATCAAACTTATGTATTATATAATTTGACACAGGATAAATTAGCCAGAACTTTATTTCCAATAGGGCACTATGATAAGCCTAGAATTAGGGAGATTGCCAAAGAAATAGGCCTGGAAGTTCATAATAAGCCAGATAGTCAGGATATTTGTTTTATACCAGATCAAGATTATGAAAGATTTCTAAGAGAGAAAACCAATATAAAATCTGATAAAGGACATTTTGTTGATAGTGAAGGTAATGACTTAGGCGAGCACAAGGGAATAATTTCTTATACCATCGGTCAAAGAAAGGGCTTAGGGGTTACTTTTGGAAAGCCAAAGTATGTAATAGACATAAATGGCAAAGATAATACAATAGTGCTTGGAGATAATGAGGATTTATTCAAAAATGAATTAGAAGCTTCTAATGTAAATTTTATACCTTTTTCAATAGATGAAGTAAAAGATAAAATAGTTTATGATGCAAAAATTAGATATTCTGCAAAACCAGCAAGAGTTACGATTACAAATCTTGGAGATGATAAAATAAATGTAGTATTTGACGAACCGCAAAGAGCTATTACAAAGGGACAGAGTATAGTATTTTATGATGGAGATATACTTGTAGGAGGTGGAATAATAGAGTAA
- a CDS encoding RrF2 family transcriptional regulator, protein MKLSTKGKYGLKAMFELAISSENKPVSLKHIAKQQNISDQYLEQIFSMLKKAKLVKSIRGAQGGYLLAKEASKITVADILKVLEGNMAFTECLLDEDLCENSNVCSTKYVWARIKNAIEEVTMSISLQDMVDDYESNFEYREDDISKLMNKVK, encoded by the coding sequence ATGAAACTATCGACAAAAGGTAAATATGGTCTGAAAGCTATGTTTGAATTGGCTATTAGCTCAGAAAATAAGCCAGTTTCATTAAAACACATAGCAAAACAACAGAATATTTCAGATCAGTATCTAGAACAGATTTTTTCCATGTTGAAAAAAGCCAAGCTTGTAAAAAGTATTAGAGGTGCACAAGGTGGCTATCTTTTAGCAAAAGAAGCATCTAAAATTACTGTAGCTGACATATTGAAAGTATTAGAAGGTAATATGGCCTTTACCGAATGTTTGCTAGATGAAGATTTATGTGAAAATTCTAATGTTTGTTCTACGAAATATGTATGGGCAAGAATAAAAAATGCAATAGAAGAAGTTACAATGTCCATATCATTACAGGATATGGTAGACGATTACGAGTCAAATTTTGAATATAGGGAAGATGACATAAGTAAATTAATGAATAAGGTAAAATAG
- a CDS encoding replication-associated recombination protein A, whose product MPLADKYRPKTIDDIVGQRHLIGQNKVLSNMINKNFLPNLIFFGPPGLGKTTVAEILSKESNKTFFKINASNSSTEEIKKVIKQIGKLGNENGILLYIDEIQSFNKKQQQSILEFIETGEITLIASTTENPYHYIYKAILSRSIVMEFKLLSKDDIKSGLENIIRKYNIESLSKVVCKENALDKISFSSGGDMRSAINTLELAINSSNLDEDGRLIIDDELILNLNISTAYNFDTDGDVHYNLLSALQKSIRGSDPDAAVYYLAMLIKGGDLISICRRLLIIASEDIGMAYPNAIVVVKACVDSAMQVGFPEARIPLAQAAILLATSPKSNSSYMAIGSALSDIDNDMADDIPDILKDSHYSGAKKLSHGLGYLYPHNYENHYIKQTYLPENMKNKIYYEPQDNKFERQVKEYFKKIGAYKK is encoded by the coding sequence ATGCCATTAGCTGATAAATACAGACCAAAAACAATTGATGATATAGTGGGACAGAGACACTTGATTGGCCAAAATAAAGTATTATCTAATATGATAAATAAAAATTTTTTACCTAATCTTATTTTTTTTGGACCTCCAGGTTTAGGAAAAACAACAGTTGCAGAAATTCTATCAAAGGAATCTAATAAGACTTTTTTTAAAATAAATGCGTCTAATTCATCTACAGAAGAAATTAAAAAAGTGATAAAGCAAATAGGAAAATTAGGAAATGAAAATGGTATATTACTGTATATAGATGAAATTCAGTCTTTTAATAAAAAGCAGCAGCAATCTATACTTGAGTTTATTGAAACTGGAGAAATAACTTTAATAGCAAGTACCACAGAAAATCCATATCATTATATATACAAGGCCATACTAAGTCGTTCTATTGTAATGGAATTTAAACTACTTAGTAAAGATGATATTAAATCAGGTCTAGAAAATATAATAAGGAAATATAATATAGAATCTCTTTCAAAAGTTGTATGTAAGGAAAATGCACTTGATAAGATTTCATTTTCTTCAGGAGGGGATATGAGATCAGCTATAAATACGCTAGAGCTTGCTATAAATTCTTCAAACCTAGATGAAGATGGAAGATTAATAATTGATGATGAACTAATATTAAATTTAAATATATCGACTGCATATAATTTTGATACAGACGGAGATGTACATTATAATTTACTCAGTGCACTTCAGAAATCTATTAGAGGTTCTGATCCTGATGCAGCTGTATATTATTTGGCTATGCTAATAAAAGGAGGAGATTTGATTTCCATTTGTAGGAGGTTATTGATTATAGCTAGCGAAGATATTGGAATGGCGTACCCAAATGCTATTGTAGTGGTAAAGGCATGTGTTGATTCTGCTATGCAAGTTGGTTTTCCTGAAGCTAGAATACCTTTAGCACAAGCTGCTATATTACTTGCGACTTCCCCAAAATCTAATTCATCTTATATGGCTATAGGGTCAGCGCTTAGTGACATAGATAATGACATGGCTGATGATATTCCAGATATATTAAAAGACTCACACTATTCAGGTGCTAAAAAACTTTCACATGGTTTAGGATATCTATATCCACATAACTATGAAAATCATTATATAAAACAGACTTATCTGCCTGAAAATATGAAAAATAAAATATACTATGAACCACAGGACAACAAATTTGAAAGGCAAGTTAAAGAATATTTTAAAAAAATTGGTGCCTATAAAAAATAA
- the codY gene encoding GTP-sensing pleiotropic transcriptional regulator CodY gives MTSELLKNTRRINKTLQSTTGTSVSFDQLSSVLGEVLNSNVYVVRVKGKVLGYHLVKPEDSSIEVDEENKSMRFPKEYTENVLMIYETKENLTSDEILKYFPSENERADKFTTVVPILGSGERLGTLVLSRYDHAFTDEDLVVAEYSATVIGLEILRAISEEMEEEMRKKAVVQMAIGTLSYSELEAIEHIFNELDGTEGLLVASKIADKVGITRSVIVNALRKFESAGVIESRSLGMKGTHIKILNDKLLEELDKQ, from the coding sequence ATGACTAGTGAATTACTAAAAAATACTAGACGAATTAATAAAACTCTTCAGTCAACTACGGGCACATCAGTGTCATTTGACCAGCTATCTAGTGTGCTAGGAGAAGTTCTTAACTCTAATGTATACGTTGTAAGAGTGAAGGGGAAAGTATTAGGTTACCATTTAGTAAAACCAGAAGATAGTTCTATAGAAGTAGATGAAGAAAATAAATCAATGAGATTTCCAAAGGAATATACAGAAAATGTATTAATGATTTATGAAACTAAAGAAAATTTAACATCAGATGAAATATTGAAATATTTTCCAAGTGAAAACGAAAGAGCAGATAAATTTACTACTGTAGTTCCAATTTTGGGTAGTGGAGAGAGATTAGGTACACTAGTACTATCAAGATATGACCATGCATTTACTGATGAAGACTTAGTAGTTGCCGAGTATTCTGCTACAGTAATAGGGCTTGAAATTTTAAGAGCTATCAGTGAAGAAATGGAAGAAGAAATGAGAAAAAAAGCTGTAGTACAGATGGCTATAGGAACTCTTTCATATTCAGAATTAGAAGCAATAGAGCATATATTCAATGAACTAGACGGTACCGAAGGTCTATTAGTTGCTAGTAAAATAGCGGATAAGGTTGGAATTACTCGTTCTGTAATTGTAAATGCACTAAGAAAATTTGAAAGTGCAGGTGTAATAGAATCTAGATCCCTAGGTATGAAAGGTACTCATATCAAGATATTAAACGACAAATTGTTAGAAGAGCTAGATAAACAATAA
- a CDS encoding sulfurtransferase — translation MKIKSKASIVMSALMIMSSLTACTTKQETKDQSSSNVKIEVAKTVDVENALKDKNSIVLDARSNDAYNGWKEDGVKIGGHIKGAKDFSARWLKADYDEKENLEKYSRDKVLSDAIKNKELSKDKSIIVYDTNGKDAKEVANFLAKKGMDKIKTYDANEWVNSNKPMESYKNYALLVSPNIVKSIVDGKTPESFTDIKNVKIVDVRWGDNKESGYLDGHIPTAIHINTDSFEPPKKNKDGDDEWKLADDKTLEKLLVDNGITANDTIIATSPEPMAASRFAVICKYMGVKDVRVMNGGIVGWTSQGYKLDKKEEKAKKADSFRITVPANPDVIDTLSEIKSIMDNKVQHPDFQLIDNRTIGEFNGEVTGYSYHKKKGRIPGAIFGHAGIKNSSSMYYYRNIDKTMRNQEEIEALWKKDGIDSNKHMSFFCGSGWRAAEILWYANVMGHENASLFSDGWIGWSNAGYKIETGAPKK, via the coding sequence ATGAAGATTAAAAGTAAAGCAAGTATTGTTATGAGTGCACTTATGATTATGTCATCATTAACAGCTTGTACAACAAAACAAGAAACAAAAGATCAATCATCTTCTAATGTTAAAATAGAAGTTGCGAAGACTGTAGATGTAGAAAATGCATTAAAGGATAAAAATTCAATTGTACTAGATGCAAGATCTAATGATGCATACAATGGCTGGAAAGAAGATGGGGTAAAAATAGGTGGACATATAAAAGGAGCTAAGGATTTTTCTGCTAGATGGCTTAAGGCAGACTATGATGAAAAAGAAAATCTAGAAAAATACTCTAGAGATAAAGTACTAAGCGATGCAATAAAGAATAAAGAATTAAGTAAAGATAAATCTATAATCGTTTACGATACAAATGGTAAGGATGCCAAAGAAGTTGCCAATTTCCTAGCTAAAAAGGGTATGGATAAAATAAAAACTTATGATGCTAATGAATGGGTAAACTCAAATAAGCCTATGGAATCATATAAAAATTATGCTTTATTAGTTTCTCCCAATATTGTAAAATCAATAGTTGATGGTAAAACTCCAGAAAGTTTTACAGATATAAAAAATGTTAAAATTGTAGATGTAAGATGGGGAGACAATAAAGAATCTGGATACTTAGATGGTCATATACCTACAGCAATACACATTAATACTGATTCATTTGAACCTCCAAAGAAAAATAAAGATGGCGATGATGAGTGGAAATTAGCAGATGATAAGACTCTAGAAAAACTATTAGTAGATAATGGTATTACAGCAAATGATACCATTATTGCCACTAGTCCAGAACCAATGGCAGCTTCAAGATTTGCTGTTATATGTAAATATATGGGAGTAAAAGATGTTAGAGTAATGAATGGTGGTATAGTAGGATGGACTTCACAAGGTTACAAATTAGATAAGAAAGAAGAAAAAGCGAAAAAGGCTGATTCTTTTAGAATAACTGTACCAGCTAATCCTGATGTAATTGATACATTATCAGAAATAAAATCAATAATGGATAATAAGGTACAACATCCTGATTTCCAGCTAATAGATAATCGTACTATAGGAGAATTTAATGGAGAAGTTACTGGATATTCTTATCATAAGAAAAAGGGTAGAATCCCAGGGGCAATATTTGGGCATGCTGGTATCAAAAATTCAAGTTCAATGTATTATTATAGGAATATAGATAAGACAATGAGAAATCAAGAAGAAATAGAAGCATTATGGAAAAAAGATGGAATAGACTCTAACAAGCATATGTCATTCTTCTGTGGTAGTGGATGGAGAGCTGCTGAAATTTTATGGTATGCTAACGTTATGGGCCATGAAAATGCATCATTATTTAGTGATGGATGGATTGGTTGGTCAAATGCAGGATATAAGATTGAAACTGGAGCACCAAAGAAGTAG
- the topA gene encoding type I DNA topoisomerase codes for MPKALVIVESPAKAKTIEKFLGKSHYVVKASVGHIRDLPKSRLAVDIENDFEPEYINIRGKGDVIKDIKKEAKKATKIYLATDPDREGEAISWHLTHILDLDPESECRIEFNEITKDTIKKSIKTPRKINLDLVDAQQARRVIDRLLGYQISPILWQKVRRGLSAGRVQSVATKIVLDREREIEEFIPVEYWTLDLTSKIKSKEIEFSFYGKDKKIDINDEEHVNKIIESIKNKELEVINIDSKTRRRSPVKPFTTSMLQQEAVNRLGFTTKKAMKIAQELYEGVDVGKEGTLGLISYIRTDSQRISDEAKSAAKNFIVDRFGENYYQEGKVKDVVKKKGSQDAHEAIRPTSVFRTPDSIAQNLTKDQYKLYNLIWKRFVASQMQDAVYESISIEAKIGDYIFKATGSKQIFDGYTRVYDYFDREDKILPSIKVGEKLKVEQILPEQHFTKPPARYTEASLVKTLEELGIGRPSTYAPTIGTIVARGYVEKEGASIKPTELGKIVTEILEENFEMLTDIDYTAQLEAKLDEVADGEITWKKVIKDAYTPLESSIKEAIENIEKINMDEETDEICELCGDHMVIKHGRFGKFMACKNYPECKNTKPIVEKIGVKCPKCHEGDIILRKSKRGRVFYGCSNYPECDFVEWNKPTDKICNECGSYMIEKASKKETKLICSNKDCITNTKTTIKNKKEKE; via the coding sequence GTGCCAAAGGCTTTAGTAATTGTTGAGTCTCCTGCAAAAGCAAAAACAATAGAGAAATTTTTAGGTAAGAGTCACTATGTTGTAAAGGCATCAGTGGGTCATATTAGAGACTTGCCTAAGAGTAGATTAGCTGTAGATATAGAGAATGACTTTGAACCTGAGTATATAAATATTAGGGGTAAGGGTGATGTAATTAAAGATATAAAAAAGGAAGCCAAAAAAGCTACTAAAATATACCTTGCAACCGACCCTGATAGAGAAGGAGAAGCTATATCATGGCATCTAACTCACATACTGGATTTAGATCCCGAGTCTGAGTGCAGAATAGAATTTAATGAAATTACAAAGGACACAATAAAAAAATCAATAAAGACACCTAGAAAAATTAATCTAGATTTAGTAGATGCCCAGCAAGCAAGAAGAGTAATTGATAGGCTCTTGGGATACCAGATTAGTCCTATACTATGGCAAAAGGTTAGAAGAGGACTTAGTGCTGGTAGAGTTCAGTCAGTAGCTACTAAAATAGTACTTGACCGTGAAAGAGAAATAGAAGAATTTATACCAGTAGAATATTGGACATTAGATTTAACCTCAAAGATTAAGTCAAAAGAAATAGAATTTTCTTTCTATGGAAAAGATAAAAAGATTGATATTAATGATGAAGAACATGTGAATAAAATAATTGAATCTATAAAAAATAAAGAACTAGAAGTAATTAATATAGATTCGAAAACAAGAAGAAGAAGTCCTGTAAAGCCATTCACTACTTCTATGTTACAGCAAGAGGCTGTGAATAGACTTGGATTTACTACTAAAAAAGCTATGAAAATAGCTCAAGAACTATATGAAGGTGTAGATGTTGGTAAAGAAGGAACTTTGGGATTAATTTCCTATATTAGAACAGATTCACAAAGAATATCTGATGAGGCCAAGAGTGCTGCTAAAAACTTTATAGTCGATAGATTTGGAGAAAATTATTATCAAGAAGGTAAAGTAAAGGACGTAGTAAAGAAGAAAGGGTCACAAGATGCTCATGAGGCAATCAGACCAACTTCTGTATTTAGGACTCCAGATTCTATAGCTCAAAATCTTACAAAAGACCAATATAAGCTTTATAATCTTATTTGGAAGAGATTTGTAGCCAGTCAAATGCAAGATGCTGTATACGAATCTATTTCTATAGAAGCAAAAATTGGAGATTATATATTTAAAGCTACGGGATCAAAACAAATATTTGATGGATATACAAGAGTATATGATTATTTTGATAGAGAAGATAAGATACTTCCAAGTATAAAAGTAGGTGAAAAATTAAAGGTAGAGCAAATTTTACCAGAACAACATTTTACAAAACCACCTGCAAGATACACAGAAGCCAGCTTGGTAAAAACTCTTGAAGAATTAGGTATAGGTAGACCATCTACATATGCACCTACAATTGGAACTATAGTGGCTAGAGGCTATGTTGAAAAAGAAGGTGCCAGCATAAAACCAACGGAACTTGGAAAAATAGTAACTGAAATTCTTGAAGAAAATTTTGAGATGCTTACAGATATAGACTATACTGCTCAATTAGAGGCTAAACTTGATGAGGTAGCTGATGGAGAGATAACATGGAAAAAAGTTATAAAAGATGCTTATACTCCTTTAGAGTCATCTATAAAAGAAGCTATTGAAAATATAGAAAAGATCAATATGGATGAAGAAACAGATGAAATATGTGAATTATGTGGTGATCACATGGTAATAAAACATGGTCGATTTGGTAAATTCATGGCTTGTAAAAACTATCCTGAATGCAAAAATACAAAGCCTATTGTAGAAAAAATAGGTGTAAAATGTCCTAAATGCCATGAAGGTGATATAATTCTTAGAAAATCTAAAAGGGGAAGAGTTTTCTATGGATGTAGTAATTATCCTGAATGTGACTTTGTAGAATGGAATAAACCAACTGATAAGATATGTAATGAGTGTGGATCATATATGATCGAGAAAGCAAGCAAAAAAGAAACAAAATTGATTTGTTCTAACAAAGATTGCATTACAAATACAAAAACTACAATAAAAAATAAAAAGGAAAAAGAATAA